The following proteins are encoded in a genomic region of Lactiplantibacillus plantarum:
- a CDS encoding CPBP family intramembrane glutamic endopeptidase gives MTPETEQLLRRWYMGQLIVLFGAAFIQLFTFDGGVFFPVGGMQLLIWGLLAWWPAAEEDQAQWRRLRHVNYYVQTVLQFTLLPILLANLVAWLSQLSWLDEQGLIAVGMAYLMVAFVPVAVVVTKPIESVIGRIAVLITAIFSGVVSAQQTFLILPNLQAPSVFEMVSDTGILGALGFVIAVGVLLRGWGLTGPSWRFNRQAQTSLVVGLIVVGTAFSLWNAFSAGGSWATTFTHWDFQLRSATWKMFLSGLEPGIAEEWLYRFAVLTLLLQAFRHRRYQIDWAVWLSGGLFGMWHITNVFAGQPLSATVEQIIFAATLGWFLASTYLYSGSILLPMVIHAAIDILSMMASGSQTMVKPDVFEWQTIGATVIIFVGITIYFLTGSRRQVIQVHVNQRLSAQ, from the coding sequence ATGACGCCGGAAACCGAACAATTATTACGACGCTGGTACATGGGGCAGCTCATCGTGTTATTTGGCGCGGCCTTTATTCAACTATTTACGTTTGATGGTGGTGTGTTTTTCCCAGTTGGTGGTATGCAGTTGCTGATATGGGGACTGTTAGCCTGGTGGCCAGCTGCCGAGGAGGACCAAGCACAGTGGCGGCGTTTGCGACATGTTAATTATTATGTCCAAACAGTACTGCAGTTCACACTCTTGCCGATTTTACTGGCGAACCTCGTGGCTTGGTTAAGTCAGCTGTCATGGTTAGACGAGCAGGGATTGATTGCTGTGGGGATGGCTTATTTAATGGTCGCATTCGTACCGGTGGCAGTGGTGGTCACTAAACCGATCGAATCTGTGATTGGCCGGATTGCGGTCCTAATTACGGCTATTTTTAGTGGTGTCGTCAGTGCGCAGCAGACTTTTTTGATTTTACCGAATCTGCAAGCACCATCAGTATTCGAGATGGTCAGTGATACTGGTATTTTAGGCGCCCTGGGCTTTGTGATTGCTGTTGGGGTCTTACTGCGGGGATGGGGATTGACGGGCCCATCGTGGCGGTTTAATCGTCAGGCTCAAACTAGTTTAGTGGTTGGGCTGATCGTGGTGGGAACGGCTTTTAGTCTATGGAATGCCTTTAGTGCAGGTGGTTCATGGGCGACGACATTCACACATTGGGACTTCCAGCTACGGTCAGCGACTTGGAAAATGTTTTTGAGTGGGTTAGAACCGGGAATCGCGGAGGAATGGTTGTATCGTTTTGCCGTTTTAACCTTGTTATTACAAGCTTTTCGGCATCGGCGTTACCAGATCGACTGGGCAGTGTGGCTAAGCGGTGGCCTATTTGGAATGTGGCATATTACAAACGTTTTTGCGGGCCAACCCTTGTCAGCCACGGTTGAGCAAATCATTTTTGCAGCGACACTAGGCTGGTTTTTAGCCTCGACGTACCTATACTCAGGTAGTATCTTGCTGCCGATGGTGATCCATGCTGCTATTGATATTTTGAGCATGATGGCATCAGGTAGCCAGACAATGGTTAAGCCGGATGTGTTCGAATGGCAAACAATCGGTGCTACCGTCATTATTTTTGTTGGCATAACGATTTATTTCTTGACCGGTTCTCGGCGACAAGTTATTCAAGTACATGTCAATCAACGGCTTTCAGCTCAATAA
- a CDS encoding GNAT family N-acetyltransferase gives MTQFETERLILRPMTAADHDALADMIFDPQVVAYLRYRRVQSPAAFEQLFTTHFLADTTTVFGIERRRDHQLIGFYEFHGSGATGELTYALSPAAWGHGYVAEAGNCLMHYGFETLNYETIEAHYASANPNSGRVMAKMGMQAAGELHTFTSDKGEVIHVMRYLLTKATWRQLSA, from the coding sequence TTGACTCAGTTTGAAACGGAACGGTTGATATTACGACCAATGACAGCGGCGGATCATGATGCGTTAGCGGACATGATTTTTGATCCGCAGGTTGTCGCTTATTTACGTTACCGACGGGTTCAGAGTCCGGCCGCGTTCGAGCAACTGTTTACGACGCACTTTTTGGCAGACACGACCACTGTTTTTGGCATTGAACGTCGCCGTGATCATCAACTGATTGGGTTTTATGAGTTTCATGGTAGTGGTGCGACTGGTGAATTGACGTACGCTTTAAGCCCAGCTGCGTGGGGGCACGGTTATGTTGCGGAAGCCGGCAATTGTTTGATGCATTATGGGTTTGAAACGCTGAACTATGAGACCATCGAGGCTCACTATGCGAGTGCCAACCCTAATTCTGGCCGAGTGATGGCTAAGATGGGCATGCAAGCGGCTGGAGAACTGCACACGTTTACCAGTGATAAAGGTGAAGTGATCCACGTCATGCGGTACTTACTGACCAAAGCAACCTGGCGCCAACTTAGTGCTTGA
- a CDS encoding GNAT family N-acetyltransferase yields the protein MTATITIRPLQRAELTTLWQLGFSDPNAEWTRWNGPYFHDQLPTQTDFETIIGPRDWLIRPRNWVITRDGVIVGSVNWHFVDGSLKRWLEVGIIIYNQEHWGEHIGRTALTKWLTHLFQEETTLPHIGLTTWSGNMRMMQLAEAVGLKQEAWIPQVRYWQGQYYDSVKYGILRNDWQVQKD from the coding sequence ATGACGGCAACAATTACAATTCGACCGCTTCAGCGCGCAGAATTAACGACGCTATGGCAACTAGGTTTTAGTGATCCAAATGCGGAGTGGACGCGCTGGAATGGACCGTATTTTCATGACCAACTACCGACTCAAACAGACTTTGAGACAATTATTGGCCCCCGTGATTGGTTGATTCGACCGCGTAACTGGGTCATCACACGGGATGGTGTGATTGTCGGCAGTGTTAATTGGCACTTTGTGGATGGTTCCCTCAAACGCTGGTTAGAGGTAGGCATCATTATCTATAATCAGGAGCATTGGGGTGAGCATATTGGGCGCACCGCGTTGACTAAATGGTTGACCCACTTATTCCAAGAGGAGACGACTTTGCCGCACATTGGATTGACAACGTGGTCGGGGAATATGCGGATGATGCAGTTAGCGGAAGCCGTGGGATTAAAGCAGGAGGCCTGGATTCCACAAGTTCGTTATTGGCAAGGGCAGTATTATGACTCGGTCAAGTATGGGATTCTAAGGAACGACTGGCAAGTACAAAAAGATTAA
- a CDS encoding DNA/RNA non-specific endonuclease, whose amino-acid sequence MVKLMRRVGIAGLLSLSLLLGGCSLLTSGTDTTSSTTSQQSESSRNQTTSATGNTQQTYKQLAKMTYQSGSAAAIKVNSGKSTLAASQWKNSKIDYGNLDSLNRTTTDTAYLSKANLGRSEGRTAQTWSPTGWHNQPLTVNGKRVYPQNRGHLIAYTLSFNLTSNGQYRAGEDGSLDNPKNLATQTAYSNQKTMQIYEDQVRTALEQGKKVIYRVTTVFRGNELMPRGYWSQAVSTDGSVNFNVYIWNVEPGVSFDYATGRGKADSTMQVAGADKVSSSQNTSASRSSQSTTTSKQVERELVKYGYKYVKKALN is encoded by the coding sequence ATGGTGAAATTAATGCGACGCGTTGGCATAGCGGGTCTCTTGAGTTTGAGCTTGCTGTTGGGTGGTTGTAGCTTGTTAACGTCTGGTACGGATACGACGAGTTCGACGACTAGTCAGCAGTCTGAATCCAGTCGTAATCAAACGACCAGTGCGACTGGTAATACGCAACAAACTTACAAACAACTGGCAAAAATGACTTATCAATCGGGCAGTGCTGCGGCCATCAAAGTTAATAGCGGTAAGAGTACGCTGGCAGCGAGTCAGTGGAAAAATTCTAAGATTGATTACGGTAATTTAGATTCATTGAATCGGACAACCACGGACACGGCTTACTTGAGCAAGGCCAATTTAGGACGGTCTGAAGGACGGACGGCGCAAACGTGGAGCCCAACTGGCTGGCATAATCAACCGCTTACCGTTAATGGTAAGCGGGTCTATCCGCAAAATCGTGGGCACTTGATTGCTTACACGTTATCCTTTAACTTGACGTCTAATGGGCAGTATCGCGCTGGTGAAGATGGTAGCTTAGATAACCCGAAAAACTTGGCAACTCAGACGGCCTACTCGAATCAAAAAACGATGCAGATTTATGAAGATCAGGTGCGTACGGCGTTAGAACAAGGTAAAAAAGTCATTTATCGTGTGACAACGGTTTTCCGTGGCAACGAATTGATGCCTCGTGGTTACTGGTCGCAAGCAGTCTCAACCGATGGCAGTGTCAATTTCAACGTCTATATTTGGAACGTTGAACCTGGCGTTAGTTTCGACTATGCTACTGGTCGTGGGAAAGCGGATTCGACGATGCAGGTTGCTGGGGCTGACAAAGTCAGCAGTAGTCAGAATACGAGTGCGAGTCGCTCGTCTCAATCGACGACCACTAGTAAGCAAGTCGAGCGCGAGTTGGTTAAGTATGGTTACAAATATGTGAAGAAGGCGTTGAATTAA
- a CDS encoding ArsR/SmtB family transcription factor, with product MVSSEEALQEFRETIPIFEVLADERRQQIMIELSQHAQGMTVGELTERMHISQPAVSHQLKTLKERHFVAVEHQGTRNYYRVTFDAPLTQVEHLIHTLKADLELKPYLH from the coding sequence ATGGTCAGTAGTGAAGAAGCACTGCAAGAATTTCGAGAAACAATTCCGATCTTTGAAGTCTTAGCCGATGAACGGCGTCAACAAATCATGATTGAACTTTCGCAACACGCGCAGGGCATGACTGTTGGTGAATTAACTGAACGGATGCATATTTCGCAACCGGCCGTTTCGCATCAATTGAAGACGTTAAAGGAACGACACTTTGTCGCAGTTGAACATCAGGGGACCCGTAACTATTATCGGGTGACGTTTGACGCGCCACTAACGCAAGTTGAGCATTTGATTCACACGCTTAAGGCGGACTTGGAATTGAAACCGTACTTGCACTAA
- a CDS encoding TetR/AcrR family transcriptional regulator codes for MVISIRTELDLQRAMYQLLEQRSISQITVEQICKQAFIHRSSFYRYYTDKFDLLRQMVMHTLDELLAAERTDTVGSAIMSTFIGAHTQVLRHLLVTNNEGDNTRSQQVINDCFVTVAETGADDRVFAMIRQSQHPDLTAYLVSGVVTSIVQWLNNGHRDGQAASTQVMIQGTLATVFSLEQHTV; via the coding sequence ATGGTAATTTCAATTCGTACGGAGCTGGATTTACAGCGGGCGATGTACCAATTGTTGGAGCAACGTTCAATCTCACAAATTACGGTTGAGCAGATCTGTAAGCAAGCATTTATACATCGCAGTAGTTTTTATCGTTATTATACGGATAAATTTGATTTGCTCAGGCAGATGGTGATGCACACGTTAGATGAACTATTGGCTGCTGAGCGAACTGATACGGTTGGTTCGGCAATTATGTCGACGTTTATCGGGGCGCACACGCAAGTTTTACGACATTTATTAGTGACGAACAATGAGGGTGACAATACCCGTTCTCAACAAGTGATCAATGACTGTTTTGTCACGGTCGCCGAGACGGGGGCGGATGATCGGGTTTTTGCGATGATTCGCCAGTCGCAGCATCCCGATTTGACGGCGTACTTAGTCAGTGGGGTCGTCACAAGTATTGTCCAGTGGCTCAATAACGGTCATCGTGATGGTCAGGCGGCCAGCACGCAGGTGATGATTCAGGGGACGCTTGCGACGGTGTTTTCACTTGAGCAACACACAGTTTAA
- a CDS encoding YhgE/Pip domain-containing protein, protein MKMIRDEWRSIRHSKILWISVSVMILIPFLYSIFFLKSVWDPYGDTQNLPVAVVNEDKSVNYQGEKFAVGKQVVTNLKKNNDLDWHFVSAKKAKQGLKDRKYYTVVTIPSNFSKNATTMTDTNPKKMNLHYETNESLNYIAKVITDTGVSRVNKSIRAQVTKAYALAIFKQIRTAGKGYQKAADGATKLKDGGVELQDGLTTYTTGVHTLKNGTVELKTSVTPLSNGVSKLADGSNKVTNGLGQLNSKTGTLSSGVSQLENGSGQVTNGLVTLDNQIPALSGAVTQLFSGSGQVTSGSSQVTTGLGTLAGNSTKLASGVNQLANGSETLRVGVAQYTGGVYTVTNYLKQLNQGAKQFSGVGELATGADTLQKGISGYTNGVATVNGYASQANTVATELKKSTKDLPTQAAELADGARKIDGAVGQFSTASGSMTSEISEKGQALKDPANQQKIANLQQGMADMKLALQSFQKQLSTQQSQSNNSDIATVVSDMQTNISKISSSTTTNNTDLTAKINSRIKEVQSSNGLTDEQVAALEAKLSDVGATTSTASNESTKTALASDASKLQSMLKSNAAATSQQTDLVTKFSDLQDGVDSLISDLSSMSDSVSELETSSTNFTSELNQLKTKTSKLSAGLTSLNENVPTLVAGINGESQLAAGISGGTNKLIQNNDSLNGGSALINEKLGVISSAVPTLVSSIDQITNGSEQIAAKSGQLNAGASQVADGNAQLNSQIPVLVSGVDALFKGSSQVTSGSSKVTNGLGQLNSKTGELATGVTKLKNGSAQVTNGLSTLNGQIPVLVSAVQQLFSGSRQVTSGLNTLNGQVPALMAGVSQLNDGATQLDNNSAKLLSGTKQIKNGNKTLATSLQEGADQVNATPLKNANAKMMAAPTKTSYKDYTHVPNYGHALAPYVLSLALYVGAIVFNFAYPIRRIADDDGTPTQWFWSKVAVGGPVALAMAVIEATVLLVAGLKPISVPEYYLTAIMIALASMFLVMFLSMLFDNPGRFVAMVILMLQLGGSGGTFPMEITNKFFNAIHPYLPLTYSIQAFRQALTGGWGSGIFWSSIVVLAGITIVSLGLLWASMVFLKQHDMQVPAEAEIQMKAGK, encoded by the coding sequence GTGAAAATGATACGCGACGAATGGCGGTCAATTCGTCATAGCAAAATACTATGGATTTCAGTTTCAGTCATGATTTTGATCCCGTTTTTATACAGCATCTTCTTCTTGAAGTCGGTGTGGGATCCATACGGGGATACGCAAAACTTACCAGTGGCTGTCGTTAATGAAGATAAGTCAGTGAACTATCAAGGCGAAAAGTTTGCAGTTGGTAAGCAAGTCGTGACGAATTTAAAGAAAAATAACGATTTGGATTGGCACTTTGTGTCGGCTAAAAAAGCCAAGCAGGGATTGAAAGACCGGAAATATTACACGGTCGTCACGATTCCTAGCAATTTCTCAAAAAATGCCACAACGATGACGGATACCAATCCGAAAAAGATGAACTTGCATTATGAGACCAACGAATCGTTGAATTATATTGCTAAGGTCATTACCGATACTGGTGTTTCACGAGTTAATAAGAGTATTCGGGCGCAAGTCACTAAGGCCTACGCATTAGCAATCTTCAAGCAGATTCGGACTGCCGGTAAGGGCTATCAAAAAGCCGCCGATGGGGCTACCAAGCTTAAAGATGGTGGCGTCGAACTGCAGGATGGCTTGACGACGTATACGACGGGTGTTCATACGTTGAAGAACGGGACGGTCGAGCTTAAAACCAGTGTGACACCGTTATCAAATGGTGTTTCCAAGTTAGCGGATGGTTCCAATAAAGTAACGAATGGTCTTGGACAATTGAATAGCAAAACGGGGACACTTTCCAGTGGTGTTTCACAACTGGAAAATGGGTCAGGACAGGTTACAAATGGCTTAGTGACATTAGATAATCAAATTCCGGCGCTCAGCGGTGCTGTTACTCAGCTGTTCAGTGGTTCAGGTCAAGTGACTTCTGGCTCAAGTCAAGTAACTACTGGCTTAGGGACGCTCGCGGGCAATAGTACTAAATTAGCAAGTGGTGTCAATCAATTAGCGAATGGCTCTGAAACATTGAGAGTGGGGGTAGCCCAGTATACTGGTGGCGTTTATACTGTGACCAATTATTTGAAACAGTTGAATCAAGGTGCTAAGCAGTTCAGTGGTGTTGGTGAATTAGCCACCGGAGCAGATACGCTTCAAAAAGGTATCAGTGGCTATACTAATGGTGTCGCTACCGTTAATGGCTATGCCTCTCAAGCAAATACTGTTGCGACAGAATTAAAAAAGAGTACAAAAGACTTGCCAACACAGGCTGCTGAGTTAGCTGATGGAGCAAGGAAAATTGATGGTGCTGTTGGTCAGTTTTCTACAGCAAGTGGCAGTATGACGTCAGAAATTAGTGAAAAAGGACAAGCATTGAAAGATCCTGCCAATCAACAAAAGATTGCTAATTTACAGCAAGGCATGGCAGATATGAAATTAGCTTTACAGAGCTTTCAAAAGCAACTTTCGACTCAGCAAAGTCAATCTAATAATAGTGATATTGCAACTGTTGTTAGCGATATGCAAACGAATATCTCTAAGATTTCTAGCTCAACGACAACTAATAATACCGACTTAACAGCTAAAATTAATAGCCGAATCAAGGAAGTTCAAAGTTCGAATGGATTAACAGATGAACAAGTTGCCGCTTTGGAAGCGAAACTAAGTGATGTTGGCGCAACTACAAGTACAGCCTCAAATGAAAGTACTAAGACAGCATTAGCTAGTGATGCTTCGAAATTACAATCGATGCTGAAAAGTAATGCGGCTGCAACCTCACAACAAACGGATTTAGTTACTAAATTTAGTGATTTGCAAGATGGTGTTGACAGCCTGATAAGTGACCTCAGTAGTATGAGTGATTCGGTTTCCGAGCTAGAAACATCTTCGACAAACTTTACGTCTGAGTTAAACCAATTGAAGACAAAAACATCCAAATTGAGTGCGGGACTCACAAGTCTCAATGAAAATGTTCCCACACTAGTAGCTGGAATTAATGGTGAGTCACAGCTTGCTGCTGGAATTTCAGGAGGGACGAACAAATTAATACAAAATAATGATAGTTTAAATGGCGGTTCTGCGCTTATCAATGAAAAACTTGGCGTAATTAGTTCGGCCGTGCCAACACTTGTATCTTCAATTGATCAAATAACTAATGGTAGCGAACAAATTGCTGCCAAGTCTGGACAATTGAATGCTGGTGCAAGTCAAGTGGCAGACGGAAATGCACAACTGAATAGCCAGATACCAGTGCTTGTTTCTGGTGTGGATGCGCTATTTAAAGGTTCAAGTCAAGTTACAAGTGGTTCATCTAAAGTAACTAATGGACTAGGTCAATTGAACAGTAAGACTGGCGAATTAGCAACTGGAGTTACGAAACTCAAGAATGGTTCTGCACAGGTTACAAATGGCTTATCAACACTTAATGGGCAGATTCCCGTTCTGGTTAGTGCTGTACAACAACTATTTAGTGGCTCGAGGCAAGTTACTAGTGGGCTGAACACACTAAATGGACAAGTGCCGGCCTTAATGGCTGGTGTCAGTCAATTAAATGACGGGGCCACCCAGCTTGACAACAACTCTGCCAAACTCCTATCCGGGACAAAGCAGATCAAGAACGGTAACAAGACACTCGCGACTTCCTTACAAGAAGGTGCGGATCAAGTTAACGCGACACCATTAAAGAACGCGAATGCGAAAATGATGGCGGCGCCAACTAAGACGTCCTATAAAGACTACACGCACGTGCCAAACTATGGTCATGCGTTAGCACCTTACGTCTTGTCACTGGCTTTGTATGTTGGGGCAATCGTCTTCAACTTCGCTTATCCAATTCGACGGATTGCGGATGACGACGGCACGCCAACACAATGGTTCTGGAGTAAAGTTGCTGTTGGTGGTCCCGTAGCACTTGCGATGGCGGTCATCGAAGCGACAGTGTTATTAGTTGCTGGTTTGAAACCAATCAGTGTACCTGAATACTACTTGACGGCAATCATGATTGCCTTAGCGTCAATGTTCCTAGTCATGTTCTTATCGATGCTATTCGATAACCCAGGACGGTTCGTCGCAATGGTTATCTTGATGCTACAACTTGGTGGTTCTGGTGGGACCTTCCCAATGGAAATTACCAACAAGTTCTTCAACGCTATTCACCCGTATTTGCCATTAACGTACTCGATTCAAGCGTTCCGGCAAGCCTTAACTGGTGGTTGGGGTAGTGGTATTTTCTGGTCATCAATCGTTGTCTTAGCAGGAATTACGATTGTGTCGCTGGGATTACTGTGGGCTTCCATGGTCTTCCTCAAGCAACACGATATGCAAGTTCCAGCCGAGGCTGAAATTCAGATGAAAGCTGGTAAGTAA
- a CDS encoding MFS transporter — MSQPSTVTLKTKLAILSVGLLSFVGILVETSMNVTFPTLIKTMRVSLDTVQWLTTGYLLLTTIVMSTTAYVLKRFNPKPLFLFAALVCLLGGILCWLAPNFSVLLTGRLLQAVATGISIPLMFQLIFTYVPRNQLGTYTGLASVIVSLAPALGPTYGGILTSVWSWRAIFVGIVPLLALLAILGAFNISGKALGVGDKKFDYLGAILLAITFTSLLFTFNNAGTHGWLSPNFGLWCLWSIVMIGAMVTYAIKGRRQLIDYSILKLPILRLRLFNYFGLQFINIGLSFVLPLFAQTVLGASAMTAGLMMLPGAIVGAITGPIAGRIYDKQGPTTLLTFSAIMASAALLLFWLTTDYFTVIIMAVIYALLRVGFNTGFGTAISDGSTRVPLPQKSDQNSMFSMMQQYAGSIGTSIMSAVIAGYEIHHPTVTGTIMGSKLDFLLLFVLAIAILINVLHVKRLEAGQN, encoded by the coding sequence GTGTCCCAACCAAGTACCGTCACTTTAAAAACCAAACTGGCAATCTTATCCGTTGGTTTACTCTCATTTGTCGGGATTCTCGTGGAAACATCGATGAATGTGACGTTCCCCACGCTGATTAAAACAATGAGGGTTTCACTAGATACCGTCCAGTGGCTGACGACCGGTTACCTATTACTGACAACCATTGTCATGAGTACCACGGCCTATGTTCTAAAGCGGTTTAACCCCAAGCCCTTATTCTTATTTGCCGCCCTCGTGTGTCTGCTTGGGGGCATTCTTTGTTGGTTAGCGCCGAATTTCTCCGTATTATTAACTGGCCGCCTTTTACAGGCCGTAGCCACTGGGATTTCGATTCCACTGATGTTCCAGTTGATTTTCACTTACGTCCCTCGCAATCAACTAGGAACTTATACCGGTTTAGCTAGTGTCATCGTGTCTCTAGCCCCGGCTCTCGGACCAACTTATGGCGGGATTTTAACTAGCGTCTGGTCATGGCGGGCAATTTTCGTTGGTATCGTACCGTTATTGGCATTACTGGCAATCTTAGGGGCGTTCAACATTTCGGGGAAGGCCTTAGGTGTTGGCGATAAAAAATTCGACTATCTGGGCGCAATCCTTTTAGCCATCACCTTCACTAGTCTGTTGTTCACGTTTAACAACGCGGGAACTCACGGCTGGCTGTCGCCGAACTTCGGCCTCTGGTGTCTATGGAGCATCGTGATGATTGGTGCAATGGTGACGTACGCCATCAAGGGGCGTCGCCAACTGATTGATTATTCAATTCTCAAATTGCCAATCTTGCGACTTCGGCTATTTAATTACTTTGGTTTACAATTCATTAATATCGGGTTGTCGTTCGTTCTGCCACTTTTCGCCCAAACCGTCCTTGGGGCTTCGGCCATGACGGCGGGGCTCATGATGCTTCCCGGCGCAATCGTCGGCGCCATCACTGGGCCAATCGCCGGTCGAATTTACGATAAACAAGGCCCAACGACCTTATTAACATTTAGTGCCATCATGGCGAGCGCCGCCTTACTATTATTCTGGCTGACAACCGATTACTTCACAGTCATCATCATGGCTGTCATTTACGCGCTACTACGCGTCGGCTTTAATACTGGTTTTGGGACTGCGATTTCGGATGGTAGCACCCGCGTCCCTCTGCCTCAAAAATCCGATCAAAACTCGATGTTCAGTATGATGCAACAGTACGCCGGTTCAATCGGGACCAGTATTATGTCCGCTGTAATTGCCGGCTATGAAATTCATCACCCGACCGTAACTGGAACAATTATGGGAAGCAAGTTGGATTTCTTGCTATTATTCGTGTTGGCGATCGCCATTTTGATTAATGTTCTGCATGTTAAACGACTTGAAGCGGGGCAAAACTAG
- a CDS encoding ABC transporter ATP-binding protein → MSIFLKLGWYFRREWKLYLAGVLGLVLTAIIGIVPPRIIGDVVDGINQHSLTAHTLTVYLVIIGVAAVGQYLARYLWRNAIWGGAAGLERTLRERLFWHFMKMDATFYQQYRTGDLMAHATNDLTAVERVAGGGILQFADSIITGGTTLIAMMTLIDWRLTLIAVVPFPLLAIVSRYLGKKIHVAFRASQAAFSRLNNKAQESISGIKVIKALGQEKADVADFNQQIDQTIKINRHVNVLDSLFDPAITMIIALSYGATIILGGLYVTHGVITIGNLVSFVTYLGMMVWPMFAVGMLFNTMERGNASYDRVMELLNQQSAIIDAKRGIEQRPHGDIQYQIKQFNYPNDAGTSLSNVDFTLKAGQTLGIVGRVGAGKSTIMKLILREFDQYEGHITYGGHDIKQYALDSYLPALGYVPQDSFLFSNTIRENIRFADPTVSQAVVEAVATKSDLSGQIASMPAGYDTQVGEEGISLSGGQRQRLAIARALLINPELLILDDALSAVDAETEAEILANLKAERADKTTIIAAHRLSSVMNADEIIVLDAGHVVERGTHAQLMTQHGWYQKMFTRQQLETKVEGAVQ, encoded by the coding sequence GTGAGTATATTTTTGAAATTAGGCTGGTATTTTCGGCGTGAATGGAAGTTGTACCTCGCGGGGGTGCTTGGACTAGTTTTGACTGCCATTATCGGCATTGTGCCACCCCGGATTATTGGGGACGTCGTTGATGGGATTAATCAGCACAGCTTGACGGCGCACACGCTGACGGTCTATTTAGTTATTATTGGTGTGGCCGCCGTTGGTCAGTACCTGGCGCGTTATTTATGGCGGAATGCCATCTGGGGTGGTGCAGCCGGCCTTGAACGAACGCTGCGGGAACGACTCTTTTGGCATTTTATGAAGATGGATGCGACGTTTTATCAGCAATACCGTACCGGGGACTTGATGGCCCATGCGACCAATGATCTCACGGCGGTTGAACGGGTCGCTGGTGGTGGCATTCTCCAATTTGCGGATTCCATTATTACTGGTGGGACAACGCTGATTGCGATGATGACACTAATCGACTGGCGACTGACGCTGATTGCGGTGGTGCCTTTCCCATTATTAGCGATCGTGTCACGGTATTTGGGTAAAAAAATTCACGTCGCGTTTCGTGCCTCCCAAGCCGCCTTTTCGCGACTGAATAATAAGGCGCAGGAGAGTATCAGTGGAATCAAAGTGATCAAAGCGCTAGGTCAGGAAAAGGCCGATGTTGCTGATTTTAATCAACAGATTGATCAGACGATTAAGATCAATCGGCATGTCAACGTACTCGACTCGCTATTTGATCCCGCGATTACCATGATTATTGCGTTATCTTACGGCGCCACAATTATTTTGGGCGGGTTGTACGTGACCCACGGTGTCATTACAATCGGTAACTTGGTCTCGTTCGTCACTTATTTGGGAATGATGGTCTGGCCGATGTTTGCGGTCGGGATGTTATTCAACACGATGGAACGGGGAAACGCCTCGTATGATCGGGTCATGGAATTATTGAATCAGCAAAGTGCCATTATTGATGCCAAACGGGGCATTGAACAGCGCCCGCATGGTGATATTCAGTATCAAATCAAGCAGTTCAATTATCCCAACGATGCAGGAACCAGTCTGAGTAACGTGGACTTTACTTTGAAGGCGGGACAGACGCTCGGAATTGTCGGGCGGGTTGGTGCTGGTAAATCAACGATTATGAAACTGATTTTGCGTGAATTTGATCAGTACGAGGGCCACATTACTTATGGTGGTCACGATATTAAGCAGTATGCGCTTGATAGTTACTTACCAGCCCTTGGTTATGTGCCCCAAGATAGTTTTCTGTTCTCGAATACGATTCGTGAAAATATTCGTTTTGCCGATCCGACTGTGAGTCAAGCCGTTGTGGAAGCGGTCGCCACCAAGAGTGATTTGAGTGGTCAGATTGCCAGCATGCCCGCTGGTTACGATACCCAAGTTGGTGAGGAAGGTATCTCGCTATCTGGAGGGCAACGCCAACGACTAGCCATTGCGCGGGCCTTACTCATCAATCCTGAATTGCTGATCTTAGATGATGCGTTATCCGCGGTTGATGCCGAAACTGAGGCAGAAATTTTAGCTAATCTAAAGGCAGAACGAGCAGACAAAACGACGATTATCGCGGCCCACCGGTTAAGTTCGGTGATGAACGCTGATGAAATCATTGTGTTGGATGCCGGTCACGTTGTTGAACGAGGGACCCACGCGCAATTAATGACGCAACACGGGTGGTATCAGAAGATGTTTACGCGCCAACAATTGGAGACCAAAGTGGAAGGAGCGGTGCAATAA